One genomic region from Quercus robur chromosome 4, dhQueRobu3.1, whole genome shotgun sequence encodes:
- the LOC126722140 gene encoding probable LRR receptor-like serine/threonine-protein kinase At1g06840, which yields MLSDLSNNNLTGTIPTNFSGLPFLQKLSLANTSLNGSVPSAIWDSRTSNAKGNLTMELQNNNLSNITGSTVLPSNVTVWLQGNPLCNGNVNLQFCQPENDTQSLTNSTSVPIPTVCPPSYECSTTSSQSCICAAPLIVEYRLKSPGFTDFRPYIDDFEVYMTEGLNLYLNQLDFKNLWAWEVGPRLKITLKFFPENTSVFNSSEVQRITSNFTSWKIPLSYVFGPYELLGLDLLDVYKSEVGNSPSSGISKGALAGIVVGTIAGAVTLSVIVSLLILRVHMRKHHAVSKRRHVTASWTTMKIDGVKDFTYGEMALATNNFNSSSQVGQGGYGMVYKGILADGTLVAIKRAQEGSLQGEREFLTEIELLSRLHHRNLVSLIGLCDEEGEQMLVYEFMSNGTLRDHLSVKSKEPLSFAMRLKIALESSKGILYLHTEANPPIFHRDIKASNILLDSKYTAKVADFGLSRLAPVPDIEGDLPSHVSTVVKGTPGYLDPEYFLTHTLTDKSDVYSLGVVFLELLTGMYPISHGKNIVREVNVAYQSGMIFSVIDDRMGSYPSECVVKFLTLALKCCEYETYARPSMAKVVRELENIWLLMPDSDIKTTNPMLSGSEKAMASPSSSSNVMNPFVSSDVPGNDHVSGVIPSITPR from the exons ATGCTCAGTGATTTATCTAACAACAATCTTACAGGAACAATTCCGACAAACTTTTCGGGTCTTCCTTTTCTTCAGAAATT GTCACTTGCAAATACTTCATTGAACGGTTCAGTTCCATCTGCCATTTGGGACAGTAGGACTTCGAATGCAAAGGGAAACCTTACAAT GGAGTTGCAGAATAATAATCTTTCAAATATTACTGGCAGTACTGTTCTACCTTCAAATGTCACTGTCTG GCTTCAAGGGAATCCCTTATGCAACGGCAATGTAAATCTTCAGTTCTGTCAACCTGAAAATGACACTCAGAGTTTAACAAATTCCACTTCTGTTCCGATCCCTACAGTATGCCCACCATCTTACGAATGTTCCACCACATCCAGTCAAAGTTGTATCTGTGCTGCCCCTTTGATAGTTGAATATCGGTTGAAAAGTCCTGGATTCACAGATTTTCGTCCATACATAGATGACTTTGAAGTGTACATGACAGAAGGTCTTAATTTATATCTTAATCAGCTGGACTTTAAAAATTTATGGGCATGGGAAGTAGGACCTCGACTGAAGATAACCTTGAAGTTTTTTCCTGAGAACACCTCCGTATTCAATAGTAGTGAGGTTCAGCGAATCACGAGCAACTTCACATCATGGAAAATTCCTCTTAGTTACGTATTTGGACCTTATGAACTTCTCGGCCTCGATCTCCTGGATGTTTATAAATCTG AGGTTGGCAACTCTCCAAGCTCTGGTATAAGCAAAGGTGCATTGGCTGGCATAGTGGTGGGGACCATTGCAGGTGCAGTTACATTGTCTGTAATTGTTTCTCTTCTGATACTGAGAGTGCACATGAGGAAGCACCATGCAGTTTCAAAACGACGTCATG TTACAGCGTCTTGGACCACCATGAAAATTGATGGTGTGAAGGATTTCACTTATGGAGAAATGGCTCTGGCGACAAACAACTTTAACAGCTCTTCTCAGGTTGGCCAAGGAGGGTATGGGATGGTTTATAAAGGCATTCTAGCTGATGGTACACTTGTGGCCATAAAACGTGCCCAAGAGGGATCTTTACAGGGTGAGAGGGAGTTCTTGACAGAGATAGAATTGTTGTCAAGGTTACATCATCGAAACCTTGTGTCTTTGATTGGACTGTGTGATGAAGAAGGTGAACAG ATGTTGGTCTATGAGTTCATGTCAAATGGTACTCTGAGGGATCACCTTTCTG TTAAGTCTAAAGAACCTCTGAGTTTTGCTATGAGATTGAAAATTGCCCTAGAATCATCTAAGGGCATCCTCTACTTACATACGGAAGCTAATCCCCCAATATTTCATCGAGATATCAAGGCCAGCAACATATTATTGGACTCTAAGTATACAGCAAAAGTTGCTGATTTTGGACTTTCCCGACTTGCACCAGTTCCTGATATTGAAGGGGATTTGCCTAGTCATGTATCCACAGTTGTGAAGGGAACACCA GGTTACCTAGATCCGGAGTATTTCTTAACTCATACACTGACAGACAAGAGTGATGTCTATAGCCTTGGTGTTGTATTTCTAGAACTCCTGACGGGGATGTATCCGATCTCACATGGCAAAAACATTGTTAGAGAG GTTAATGTCGCATATCAATCTGGTATGATCTTTTCAGTTATTGATGATCGAATGGGATCTTATCCTTCTGAATGTGTGGTGAAATTTTTGACTTTGGCTCTCAAGTGTTGTGAATATGAGACATATGCTAGACCTTCAATGGCAAAGGTGGTCCGAGAACTTGAAAATATATGGCTTCTGATGCCTGATTCTGACATTAAAACAACAAATCCAATGCTCTCAGGTTCTGAAAAGGCAATGGCTTCACCATCATCATCCTCTAATGTGATGAATCCTTTTGTGTCATCAGATGTACCTGGCAATGACCATGTTAGTGGAGTCATTCCATCCATCACACCTAGATAG